One window of the Choristoneura fumiferana chromosome 18, NRCan_CFum_1, whole genome shotgun sequence genome contains the following:
- the LOC141438175 gene encoding uncharacterized protein isoform X1 codes for MHRPYALPSDFAFALYIRIRHRFLVICVSVTAVLCCVPNKQTNQENREMQSTTIIVLACLIAVVAAGAHYEHYPAVEAIEIPEDQVHEALYETPALERSHRTKRGLLLLKKKLLLGALGLKVAKIGAVGAGVAGAIALKSKSKSVPPKVTVVSGGDYGHSYSYNSWSG; via the exons ATGCATCGGCCATACGCCCTCCCCTCGGACTTCGCTTTTGCACTCTATATAAGAATTCGACACCGATTCCTTGTCATCTGTGTGTCTGTGACTGCAGTGCTGTGTTGTGTaccgaacaaacaaacaaaccaag AAAACAGAGAAATGCAGTCGACCACGATCATCGTTCTCGCATGCCTGATCGCAGTGGTGGCGGCTGGGGCCCACTACGAGCACTATCCGGCAGTGGAGGCGATTGAAATCCCCGAAGACCAGGTCCATGAGGCCCTTTACGAGACCCCCGCTCTCGAGAGGAGTCACAGGACCAAGAGAGGTCTGCTGTTGTTGAAGAAGAAACTTCTACTTG GTGCTCTTGGGCTGAAGGTGGCTAAGATCGGCGCAGTTGGCGCAGGAGTAGCCGGCGCTATTGCACTCAAGAGCAAATCCAAGTCAGTACCACCGAAAGTCACCGTCGTCAGCGGTGGAGATTACGGCCACTCGTATTCGTATAACAG CTGGTCCGGTTAG
- the LOC141438175 gene encoding uncharacterized protein isoform X2 — protein MHRPYALPSDFAFALYIRIRHRFLVICVSVTAVLCCVPNKQTNQENREMQSTTIIVLACLIAVVAAGAHYEHYPAVEAIEIPEDQVHEALYETPALERSHRTKRGLLLLKKKLLLGALGLKVAKIGAVGAGVAGAIALKSKSNHAPSYDVEVHSWSG, from the exons ATGCATCGGCCATACGCCCTCCCCTCGGACTTCGCTTTTGCACTCTATATAAGAATTCGACACCGATTCCTTGTCATCTGTGTGTCTGTGACTGCAGTGCTGTGTTGTGTaccgaacaaacaaacaaaccaag AAAACAGAGAAATGCAGTCGACCACGATCATCGTTCTCGCATGCCTGATCGCAGTGGTGGCGGCTGGGGCCCACTACGAGCACTATCCGGCAGTGGAGGCGATTGAAATCCCCGAAGACCAGGTCCATGAGGCCCTTTACGAGACCCCCGCTCTCGAGAGGAGTCACAGGACCAAGAGAGGTCTGCTGTTGTTGAAGAAGAAACTTCTACTTG GTGCTCTTGGGCTGAAGGTGGCTAAGATCGGCGCAGTTGGCGCAGGAGTAGCCGGCGCTATTGCACTCAAGAGCAAATCCAA CCACGCCCCTTCTTATGACGTAGAAGTACATAG CTGGTCCGGTTAG
- the LOC141438175 gene encoding uncharacterized protein isoform X3, which translates to MHRPYALPSDFAFALYIRIRHRFLVICVSVTAVLCCVPNKQTNQENREMQSTTIIVLACLIAVVAAGAHYEHYPAVEAIEIPEDQVHEALYETPALERSHRTKRGLLLLKKKLLLGALGLKVAKIGAVGAGVAGAIALKSKSNWSG; encoded by the exons ATGCATCGGCCATACGCCCTCCCCTCGGACTTCGCTTTTGCACTCTATATAAGAATTCGACACCGATTCCTTGTCATCTGTGTGTCTGTGACTGCAGTGCTGTGTTGTGTaccgaacaaacaaacaaaccaag AAAACAGAGAAATGCAGTCGACCACGATCATCGTTCTCGCATGCCTGATCGCAGTGGTGGCGGCTGGGGCCCACTACGAGCACTATCCGGCAGTGGAGGCGATTGAAATCCCCGAAGACCAGGTCCATGAGGCCCTTTACGAGACCCCCGCTCTCGAGAGGAGTCACAGGACCAAGAGAGGTCTGCTGTTGTTGAAGAAGAAACTTCTACTTG GTGCTCTTGGGCTGAAGGTGGCTAAGATCGGCGCAGTTGGCGCAGGAGTAGCCGGCGCTATTGCACTCAAGAGCAAATCCAA CTGGTCCGGTTAG
- the LOC141438175 gene encoding uncharacterized protein isoform X4 produces MQSTTIIVLACLIAVVAAGAHYEHYPAVEAIEIPEDQVHEALYETPALERSHRTKRGLLLLKKKLLLGALGLKVAKIGAVGAGVAGAIALKSKSKSVPPKVTVVSGGDYGHSYSYNSWSG; encoded by the exons ATGCAGTCGACCACGATCATCGTTCTCGCATGCCTGATCGCAGTGGTGGCGGCTGGGGCCCACTACGAGCACTATCCGGCAGTGGAGGCGATTGAAATCCCCGAAGACCAGGTCCATGAGGCCCTTTACGAGACCCCCGCTCTCGAGAGGAGTCACAGGACCAAGAGAGGTCTGCTGTTGTTGAAGAAGAAACTTCTACTTG GTGCTCTTGGGCTGAAGGTGGCTAAGATCGGCGCAGTTGGCGCAGGAGTAGCCGGCGCTATTGCACTCAAGAGCAAATCCAAGTCAGTACCACCGAAAGTCACCGTCGTCAGCGGTGGAGATTACGGCCACTCGTATTCGTATAACAG CTGGTCCGGTTAG